From the Polaribacter gangjinensis genome, the window TACATTTAATACAATATTTTCAAAATATTGAACGGAATCATAGGTTGTATAACCATACAATCCGTTGAAAGATTTCAATTCATCAGGACAATCTAAACTGATTTTCTTGCTGTAATTTTCAAAAAGTTGATTGAAATTTTTTCCTATTTTTTCATTAGACAATACTTCTTCCTTATAAGAAAAACTCAAACAATGATTTTTAGCTTGAATTGTAATCAGAGGTTCAATACATATAAAAGAGTAACTTTCTTCTTTGCTATGATAATCAGAACTTTCTAATAATAATGTATTTGCATATTTGTCACGAAAACGCAAATACAAGCCTACAGGCGTTATAGTATCTGCAATTTTTGTTTTAAAAATGGTTTTAAATTGAATTTTTTTCATCATTTCATTGAATTGATTTCAATATCATTAAAAAAAGGCTTATCGTGAGATAAGCCTTTTATATATTTTTAAGTATAGGATTTTTTCTCACTTAGTTAGTTAAGAGAGTTCCACCACCATATGTTTTTTTGATTCTTCATTGAGCAACAAATGTAGAAAGGGTTTTTTAGTTGCACAAATTTTATGATGATTTTTTTAAGTTTCTTAACACTTTCTTAAATTATAAATTTTTTAATTACAAATTATAACTTATTTCAATATTTTAGTTATATTTTATAATCATTTATAGACTTTTAATTTACATTAATCATAATATATTGGTCATTTGCATTTCAAAACATGTGTTTGATTTGAATTTACTGAATTAATCTACGCACCAATGATTTTTTATTAAAATTGTTGGTGTGTTTTATTTATAGAAAGTTTAATCACTCATAAAACTTTTGTAGTTTTGACCCGGAATTAAAAGATAATTTAAATAAAATTGACTGATGAGTAACTTAATGACTGTTGATATTTTGTCGAGTATCAAAGGCGCAAAACCTTCTGAAACTGTATCTAAATTGTTTGATGTTATTAAAAATGCCAATTCATCATCATCCAATTTTAGCTCAAAAAATCATCAAAATGCAGTTTCATTGGAACAATTAAGAGAAGATGTCATCATAGAAAGTAGCGATTTAGAGAAAAAAATTATCATTGAAAACTTTCCAAAAGAAAAAAATGGATATTTAGTGGTATCCAAAGTTATTGAAGAATAAATATGGAATCACAAATTAGAGAAATTCATCAACAACTCGTTGATAAAAAAATAACTTGTACAGCATTGGTTCAAGAAAAATTGAATTTACTTAAACCAAACACGTACAACACTGTCAATTCACTTTTAGAAAATTTGGCTTTGGAAAAAGCGCAAAAAGTAGATGAAAAAATTAAAAGAGGCGAAAAAATAGGACTTTTAGAAGGCATCCCTTTTGGCGTAAAAGATGTGTTTATGCTTCAAGGAACTTACACAACTGCAAGTGCTAATTTTTTAAAAAACTACAAAGCTGCATACACTGCAACTGCCATTCAAAAATTGATAGATGCTGGTGCAATTCCTATTGTAAAAGAAAATTGTGATAGTTTTGGCCATGGTTCATCTTCTGAAAATACTATTTTTGGCGCTGTAAAAAACGCCTTAAATTCAGATTTAGTTGGAGGTGGATCAAGTGGAGGATCTGCTGTAAATGTGGCAAAAAACTATACCACTTTTTCAATTGGTGGTGATACTGGAGGTTCAGTTAGGCAACCTGCAGGATACAATAAAGTATATGGTTTAAAGCCAACTTATGGACGCATTTCACGTTTTGGATTGCTTGCATACGCTTCTTCTACAGACTGTGTGGGTCCAATTACAACAAGTATTGAAGACCTCAGAATTGTATTAAATACCATTAGTGGTATTGATATTAAAGATCAAACCACATATTTCTCTGAAGAAATTTCTGATGAAAAAATTTCAAAATCCGATGAAATAAAAACAATTGGATATTTTAAAAATTTCATTGAAAATGATGCTATTGATGCAACCATAAAATCAGATTTTTTAAAAGCAATTGAAAAAATAAAAGCTGCAGGAATTCAAGTGAAAGAACTCGATTTTTTTGACTCAGAAATTTTAATAGCAACTTATTACACATTGGCTATGGCTGAAACTGCCTCTAATTTATCAAGATTAGATGGTACAAATTATGGCAATAGAATGGAAGAAAAAAATTTAAAAGATACCTATTCAATTACTCGCTCTGAAAATTTTTCTGAAGAAACAAAAAGAAGAATTGTGGGTGGAAATCAAGTATTATCTCAAGGTTTTTCTGATGATATTTATCTAAAAGCATTGAGTATTAGAGATCAAATTGCTGAAAATTTTGAAAATGATTTTCGAGAAGTAGATGTAATTATATCTCCAGTTACTCCAAATTCACCTCCAAAAATTGGCGATAGTTTAAAAGATCCTTTAGCTATGTATCTGTCTGATGCTTACACAGTTGGATTTAGTTTAGGGCAATTGCCTACGCTTACAATTCCACAAGGAACATCAACAGGAATGCAACTTTCTGCCGCAAAAAATAACGACGAATTGTTACTAAAATTCGCAAACTTCTTAAAAGAGGTCATATAATGGAACTAGAACAAGTAAACGAATTGCTGAAAATACATGATTTAGAGCTCGTAATTGGCTTGGAAACGCATGTGCGATTGAATACAAAAACAAAATTGTTTTGTTCTTGTCCAACTCAAGAAACTGATCAACCAAATCAACATATTTGTTCGGTTTGTACTGGACAAATGGGCGTTTTGCCAGCTGTAAATAAAGAAGCGATTAAAAAAGCAATTTATTTTGGAAAAGCAGTAAAATCATCCTTTTCAAATGAGATAATTTCTTGGGATAGAAAACATTACGAATATCCTGACAACCCAAAAAATATACAAATAACGCAATTTCATAATCCTATCATTCCTGATGGACAAGTGTCTTGTTTCAGAAATGATGGATCGCAATTTACCGTAAATTTAACGCAAGTTCATATTGAAGAAGATGCCGCAAAATTGCTCCATGAAAAAGAAATTTCGCTAGTTGATTTCAACAAAGCGGGTGTTCCTTTGATTGAAATTGTTACAGAACCTTGCATTCGTCATATAGAAGATGCTTCAACGTATGCACAATACATTCATAGAATTGTTCAGAATTTAAAAATTTCTGAGGCAAATCTAGAAAAAGGTGAGTTTAAATCGGATGTTTCTGTATCACTCAGAAAAAAACACAGCTATCATTTGAATCCAAGAACGGAGATTAAAAACTTGAATTCATTCAAATTTATGGTGGAAGCTTTGAAAGAAGAAGTTGAAAAACAACTCAACTACTTTATTGAAAATAAAGCTTTTAGACCCGAACAAACCACAGTTTTGTTTGATGCTGATTTGAAGCAAACCAAAACCATGCGTAAAAAGGAATTTGAAGCGGATTATCGATTTATAACTGAGCCAGATATTCCTTTTGTAAATATCAAAAATGCAATTGATTCGATTGATGTTGATATTAGTTCATTGCCTTTTGCGGTGGAATCTATTTTGATTAAAGGCGGAGTTTTGCCTCAAGATGCCAAATTTTTCACAGCAGATTCTTTGCGTTCAGAAACTTTTGTAGCAATCAATAATGTACTTCAAGATCCATCTTTTGTTGCCAAAACATTGGTGAATAATATTGGCGCTGACGAATATAAAAACATCCACGATGTTTCGCATTTGACAGAGATTTTTCAACTTTTTAAGGATGAAAAAATCACGGCTGTTTTAGTTCAAAATGCTATTTTAAATTATTTGAAAGATCAAACTTTTGACTACAATAAATATTTTGATGAAAATACCATTTCAAACGAAAAAATAATTGCAGCTGTTCAAAAAGTGATTCAAGATAATAGTTCAATTGCGGATGAAATAAAAGCAGGAAATGAAGGAAAATCAGGAATTTTAGTTGGAAAAGTAATTGCAATTATCGGAAAAGGCGCTTCAGGGAAAATTGTTCGTGAAGAAATTTTGAGACAATTAGAAAGCGATTCAGAAATAACTATCCCTCAAAAAATTGGAGCTAATTCAGTTTTATCCAAAGTAAAAACTCAAAAATCTGAAAATAAAGACGAAGAGGAATTACAAAAAATTCCAATCATCATCAAAGAAAACTACAGAACTCATAAAATTTCTGAACTTTCTGAAAACTCAATTTCTAGTGAAATTACTTTGGCTGGTTGGGTTTCAAGTGTTCGTGATCATGGAGAATTGATTTTTATTGATGTTCGGGATTCTAGTTACGAAATTTTTCAAGTTCGTTTGAGTAGAGAATCTTTCCCGAATTTAGATGATTTGGTTAAATTAAAACCTGAAACTGTCATTATGGTTACAGGAATTGTCGTCCAAAGAAATGAAGACGACTATAATTTGAGTTTAAGAACTGGAAAAATAGAATTGGAAACAACCCATTTAGAAATTCTGAATTTATCCAAAACCTTGCCTTTTGAAATCAAAAGAGCTACAAAATCGAATGAAAATGTTCGCTTTCAATATAAGTTTTTAGACCATAGAAATGAGGAAGTTCGCAAGGCAATTATCAATCGTCATAAAGTGATTAAATTGTTACGTGATTTGTTGGATGAAGAAGAATTCTTAGAAATTGAAACACCTATTTTAACTGCAGGAACTGACGAAGGAGCAAGAGAATTCATTGTGCCAACAAGAAAACAAGCAGGTTCATTTTATACCTTACCACAAGCGCCACAACAATTCAAACAAATGTTGATGGTTGGTGGATTTGAAAAATATTTTCAAATAGCGCGTTGTTTTAGAGACGAAGATTCGCGTGGAGATCGTCAACCCGAATTTACGCAACTAGACATGGAAATGGCATACACAAGTATGCAAAAAATCATCGATTTGAATACAAAACTATTCAATGAAGTGGTTACAAAAATCTATGGAAATCAATGGATTTTAAAACCTTTTGAAATCATTACTTATAAAGAAGCCATGGATTTTTATGGCTGTGACAGACCTGATTTACGCTTTGGATTGCAAATGCAAGACATTACTGATATTGTAAAAGAAACTACTTTTCAAGTATTTAGCAAACCTATTGAAGATGGCGGAATTGTAAAATGCATTAAAGTTTCAGCAAAAGAACAAGGCAATAAACGAATGTCAAAAGGTCAAATTGAAAACTTAACTGCGATTGCACAACAACATGGTTTGGGAGGTTTAGCGTATATTATTGTCAATGAAAATGAGTTGCAATCACCAATTATTAAATTTTTAGGAGAGGAAATTGCCGTAAAAATTATTGAAGCAACCAAAGCTCAAATTGGTGATATTGTATTTTTCTCAGCTGCTGATTATGCAACTGCTAATAAAGCATTGGATGCAGTTCGTCAAGAAATGGGGAAAATTCTAAAACTCATCAATCCAAAAGAACTGAGACCTGCTTGGGTAATTGATTTTCCAATGTTTGAAAAAAACGATGATGGAAGATGGACTTTTACCCACAATCCATTTTCAATGCCTGCTGTAAAAGATTTAGCAAAACATTTGGATGGCAATGACAATGAAATTGGAAGTATTATTGCGCAACAATACGATTTGATTTTAAACGGTTACGAAATTGGTGGTGGATCTGTGAGAGCGCACAAATCAGAAATCTTAGAAGCAACTTATAAAAACATGGGGTACAACAAAGAAGAAATGCTTAAAAGCGTTGGAACCATGTATAAAGCTTTTCAATATGGAGCACCACCTCATGGAGGAATTGCATGGGGAATAGATCGTTTGATGATGATTTTAGAGAAAAAATCATCTATCAGAGAAGTAATGGCATTCCCAAAAACAGGTACCTCAGAAGATTTACTTTTTGGAAGTCCATCTCCACTTTCTGACAAAAAAGTAGAAGAAATGAACGTTAAAGTCATCAAAAAGTAAGCTTTTTAAAAAATATTAAATTTCAAAATCTCGCAAATGCGAGATTTTTTTTATTTACAACTTTTTTAAAACATAAAAAATTCGAAATTTTAAAAATAAAGCCATTTATAGACGATTTAAGACACTTTCTCTTTTTTAATAAATGTTGATAATTTTAAAAGAATCTTGCTAAAAAGTCTTGAAATCAATTCATAAAATTGTAAATTTGAGTTTGAAATTTTTAAAAATCAAACAATTCATTGAACAATGAGCGAAGAAAAAAAATACGAATATTCAGCAGATAGTATTCAGGCATTAGAAGGAATGGAGCATGTAAGAATGCGTCCTTCCATGTATATTGGCGATATTGGAGTGCGTGGTTTACATCATTTGGTTTACGAAGTTGTAGACAATTCCATTGACGAAGCTATGGGTGGTCACTGTGACACTATTGAAGTTACTATCAATGAAGACAATTCTGTTACAACCAAAGATAATGGACGTGGAATTCCAGTAGATATTCACAAAAAAGAAGGCGTTTCTGCATTACAAGTAGTAATGACAAAAATTGGTGCTGGAGGAAAATTTGATAAAGATTCTTATAAAGTTTCTGGAGGATTGCATGGAGTTGGAGTTTCGTGTGTAAACGCACTTTCTGACCATTTAACAGCTACTGTTCATAAAAATGGAAAAATTTGGCAACAAGAATACGAACGCGGAAAAGCATTGTATCCTGTAAAAACAATTGGTGAGACCGATTTTACAGGAACTATAGTTACCTTTTTACCAGATAAATCAATTTTTCAGCAAACTACTGAATTCAGCTATGAAACATTAGCTAACAGAATGCGCGAATTGTCGTTTTTAAATAAAGGTGTAACCATCAAATTAACAGATAAAAGAAAAACAGATGATGAAGGTAATTTTATTTCAGAGACTTTTTATTCAGACGAAGGATTACCAGAATTTGTAAGATATTTAGATTCAACTCGTGAAAGCTTGACTGCAAGAGTGATTTCTATGGAAGGAGAAAAAAATGGTATTCCAGTAGAAGTTGCGATGGTTTACAACACTTCCTATGCTGAAAATTTACATTCATATGTAAACAACATCAATACGCATGAAGGAGGTACTCATTTAGCAGGTTTTAGACGTGGTTTAACCACTACTTTAAAAAAATATGCTGACGATTCAGGATTGTTGAAAAATGTAAAATTCGAAATTGCTGGTGATGACTTTAGAGAGGGATTAACAGCCATTATTTCTGTAAAAGTTCAAGAGCCTCAATTTGAAGGTCAAACAAAAACCAAATTAGGAAACAGAGAGGTTACAGCAGCAGTTTCTCAGGCTGTTTCTGATATGTTGACTATTTATTTAGAAGAAAATCCGAATGATGCTAGAGCTATAGTACAAAAAGTAATTTTAGCAGCAACAGCGCGTCATGCAGCCAAAAAAGCCCGTGAATTAGTTCAAAGAAAAACGGTGATGAGTATTGGTGGTTTGCCAGGTAAATTATCTGATTGTTCTGAAACTGATCCAGCTCAATGTGAAATTTTCTTGGTTGAGGGAGATTCTGCAGGTGGAACTGCAAAACAAGGAAGAGACAGAAACTTCCAAGCTATTTTACCTTTACGTGGAAAAATTTTGAACGTAGAAAAAGCCATGCAGCACAAAGTTTTTGAAAACGAAGAAATTAAAAATATGTTTACTGCATTGGGGGTTTCTATTGGTACAGAAGAAGATCCAAGAGCATTGAATTTATCAAAAATTCGTTATCATAAGGTAGTAATTATGTGTGATGCTGACGTTGATGGTTCGCACATTGCAACCTTAATATTAACTTTCTTCTTCCGTTTTATGAGAGAAATGATTGAACAGGGTTATATTTATATTGCTACTCCTCCATTGTATTTAGTGAAAAAAGGACAAAAAAGAGAATATGCTTGGGACGACAATCAACGTGATTTAATTTCTCAAAAAATGGGTGGTGGAGTTACCATTCAACGTTACAAAGGTTTGGGAGAGATGAATGCTGAGCAATTATGGGACACAACCATGAATCCTGAATTTAGAACCTTACGTCAAATTACTATAGACAGCATGACTGAAGCAGACAGAGTATTCTCTATGTTAATGGGTGATGAAGTTCCTCCAAGAAGAGATTTCATTGAAAAGAATGCGAAATATGCTAAAATAGATGTTTAATAAAATTTAACAACATATAATAAATGCACACTTTTATTAAAGTTGTGCATTTTTTTTTTACTTTAGCCTAGAATTTAAGAAAAAATTAACCAAATTTATCAACGAATCTAAACTATTTAAAAAAAATGAAAAAGTATACTTTAATTTTTATAGGCGTATTTGTTCTATCAACCAATACAAAAGCGCAAGACGGTTTTGAAAACATCCTACTTGCAGAAGGTAGTGATGTAAACAAAATAATGCAAGGTTATTTTGCTCCTGCTATGGAGGGATTTATTTATGGTATGAATAATGGATGGGCACATACAGCGAAAGTTCATAAAGTTTTAGGTTTTGACTTAACTTTAGGTTTGAGTGCTTCTATGGTACCTTCAGAAAAAGAAATTTTTAGTCTTTCTGGACTGACTTCAATATCTGGCGCTTCAACAGCACCTTCTTTTGCTGGAGTTGGAACACAAACAAACTTAACTGTAACTAGAACCGTTACCATTCAAAACCCAAACTCACCTGCATTTGGACAATCACAGGTTGTTACTGCTGGATTAACACTTCCTGGAGGTATTAAAGATGATTTACCTTTAAATGCAATACCAGCACCAATAGCCCAATTAAATGTTGGTTTGCCTTGGAAATTAGAAGGTATGTTAAGAATCGTTCCAAAAATAGATTTAGGAGATGATGGAGGTCAAGTAAATATGTTAGGATTAGGATTAAAAAAAGAAATTACAAGTTGGTTTGGACCAATGGAAAAAACACCATTACACGTTGCTCTTCTTGCTGCATATACAACAATGGGTGTAACATATGGTATAGAGAATCAAAATTCTGGGAGTTTAATTATAAACAATGCTTCAGCTGAATTTGAATTAAAAGCCTTCACTGTTCAAGCTTTAGCTTCATTGAATTTTCCGATTATCAATTTATTTGGTGGTATTGGTTACAGTAGTGGTAGTTCATCTTATAGAATGCCAGGAACTTATCAAGGTAATTATAACTATACAGTTGGAGGGCAACAATATACTGAAACAATCAATTTAAGTGCTCCAAATTTAGATTTTAGCGCAAGCGGATTTACTACATCTGTAGGAGCGAGATTAAGTTTAGGTTTCTTTAAAATATTTGCCTCTTATACCTTACAAGAATACAATGCTTTAAATGCAGGAATTGCAATAAGTATCAGATAAAATAATAAGATATTTTCATAAAAAAAGACACCAAAAGGTGTCTTTTTTTATGAAAATTATCACATATAAATTATTGAGAATATCGTATTTTTGTAGCTTACAATTAATCATTAATTAAAAACTAAAAAATATGAAAGTTTCAGTTGTTGGTGCAGGTGCAGTTGGCGCAAGTTGTGCAGAGTATATTGCTATTAAAAACTTCGCATCCGAAGTAGTTTTACTAGATATCAAAGAAGGTTATGCTGAAGGAAAAGCAATGGATTTGATGCAAACTGCTTCTTTAAATGGGTTTGATACCAAAATCACGGGAAGTACAAACGATTATTCAAAAACTGCAAATTCTGATGTTTGCGTAATTACATCTGGAATTCCAAGAAAACCAGGAATGACACGTGAAGAATTGATTGACATCAATGCCGGAATTGTAAAAACAGTAGCCTCAAATTTGCTAACTTATTCCCCAAATACAATCTTGATTGTAGTTTCAAATCCTATGGACACAATGACATATTTGGTTCACAAAACAACAAACTTACCAAAAAATAAAATTATTGGAATGGGTGGAGCTTTAGATTCTGCTCGTTTTAAATATAGATTGGCTGAAGCTTTAGATGCTCCAATTTCGGATGTTGATGGAATGGTAATTGGTGGTCACTCTGATACAGGAATGGTACCTTTAACAAGATTAGCAACAAGAAATTCTGTTCCTGTTTCTGAATTCATTTCACCTGAAAGATTAGAACAAGTAAAAGAAGATACCAAAGTTGGTGGTGCAACTTTAACCAAATTATTGGGTACTTCAGCTTGGTATGCACCTGGAGCTGCTGTAAGTGCTATGGTTCAAGCAATTGCTTGTGATCAGAAAAAAGTATTTCCTTGTTCAACATTCTTAAGTGGTGAATACGGAATGAATAATATTTGCTTAGGAGTTCCTGTTGTTATAGGAAAAAACGGAATTGAGAGTATTGTTGAAATCACATTGAATAATGCAGAAAAAGAAACTATGGTTGCCTCTGCTGAAGGTGTTTCTGCTGTAAACGACTTATTAAACTTTTAATCTTTTTAGATAATATTCCATTAAAAATACAAACCTCACAAACTAACATTTGTGAGGTTTTTTTATTTCTATTGTCTAACAATTAATAAGTGTTAATCTATATTTATGACAACCCAGAAATTACTCCGTTTTTATCAATAGTCATATTTTCAGATGCAGGAATAACAGGCAATCCTGGCATTCGCATCATTTTTCCTAAAATAGGAATTACAAATTGAGCTCCTGCAGCAATTTCTATTTCACGAACTGTAACTGTAAAACCTTCTGGCCTTCCAATTAAAAACTCATTATCAGAAAATGATTTTTGAGTTTTCGCCATGCAAACTGCAAAATCATTGAACCCTAACCTATCAATTCTTCTCAAATCAATTTGAGCTTGTTTGCTATATTCAACCGTTTTTGCTCCGTACATTTCTTTGGCAATAGTTTCAATTTTTTGTTTTATAGGACTTTTCCAATCGTATAAAGGTTTGTATTGAGTTGCTTTGTTTTCAACAACATCAACAACAGCTGCAGCTAATTTTTTGGTTCCTTCACCACCTTTTGCCCAACCTTCAGAAACCACTGCTTTCACACCTAACTTAGCACATTTTTCAATAACAAATGCCACTTCTTCGTCAGAATCAGAAATAAATGAATTGATTGCAACTACTGGCTCAACATGAAACTTTCGAACATTTTCTATGTGTTTTTCTAAATTTTTAAATCCCTCAGAAACTCGTTCTAAATTTGGCGTATTATATTCTTCACTTTTTGCACCTCCATGATGACGTAACGCTCTAATTGTAGCAACCAAAACCACACATTTTGGATTGAGTTTCGCAAAAGTTGATTTGATATTTAGAAACTTTTCTGCACCTAAATCAGCTCCAAAACCCGCTTCAGTGACTGCATAATTAGCCAAAGAAAGTCCCATTTTTGTGGCAATAATGGTATTGGTTCCTTGTGCAATATTCGCAAAAGGACCTCCATGAAGAATTGCAGGATTTCCTTCTAAAGTTTGCACTAAATTTGGTTTAATAGCTTCTTTTAATAAAATTGCCATCGCATTTTCAGCTTTCAAATCTTTGGCAAAAACAGGTTTGTTATCAAAAGTAAACCCTATAAAAATATTTCCCAAACGTTCTTTTAAATTATCTAAATCAGTTGACATGCATAAAATCGCCATCACTTCTGATGCAGGTGTAATATTAAATCCATCTTGTCTCGGAACACCATTTGCAGTGCCTCCCAAACCAATAATAATTTCTCGTAAAGAACGATCATTCATATCCATCACACGTTTCCAAAGAACTGTTCTTGGATCAATATTTAAATTATTGGTTTTATTTTGGATGTTGTTATCAATCAACGCTGCAAGTAAATTATTAGCTTTTTCAACTGCGTTAAAATCACCCGTAAAATGCAAATTGATTTCTTCCATTGGAATTACTTGAGAATAGCCTCCTCCTGCAGCTCCACCTTTCATACCAAAAACAGGTCCTAAAGAAGGTTCTCTCAACACTACAACAGCTTGTTTTCCAATTTTATTTAACCCTTCTGTCAAACCAATTGAAACCGTAGTTTTTCCTTCTCCTGCTGGAGTTGGCGTTAATGCAGTTACTAAAACCAAATTGTTTTGTGCTACTTTTTCATCATCAATCAAAAACAAAGGTAGTTTTGCTTTGTGTTTTCCATACATCTCCAAATCGTCTTCATCTATACCTAATTTTTCAGCAATATTTTTGATGTGTAAAGGATTTTTTGCTTGAGCAATCTCAATATCAGTTAAATACCTCATTTTATATATTTATAGAAATTAGAGTTTAAATATAATGAATTTTAACAGGTTTTTGTCGGTATAAATTTAAAAGTACAAAAGCCTGTTTTAGGCTAATACAATAAATATTATAAAATAATTGCTTAGCCTACTATGAAATACTATATTTGCACGTTTTAAAAAAAAGAAGTCGACATAAATTAAAGAAGATGCAAAACAAAGGACTTATTAAATTATTTGCTATCCTTTTTGGATTGGTAAGTTTATATCAATTATCATTCACATTTTTGGCAACCAAAGTAGAAAACGATGCTGCTGCCTACGCTAAAAATATGGATAAAAATAACAATGCTAGAGAAAAAGCTGCTTTCGAAAAAAAGTATTTAGACAGCGTTGCTAACAAAGACATTATTGACTTAGGTGTTACAAAATATACCTACAATGATGTGAAAGATAAAGAAATGAATCTTGGTCTTGATTTGAAAGGTGGTATCAATGCCATTTTACAAGTTTCTGTAAAAGAAGTGTTGATAAGCTTATCTAACGATTCTAAGAATGAAGTATTTAACAAAGCATTAGCGGCTGCTGACGAAAGACAAAAAAATAGTAATTCAGATTATTTAACCCTCTTTTTTGAAGAATTTGAAAAAATTGCTGGTAAAACAAAATTAAGTGATCCATCAATTTTTGGAACAAAAGCATTGAGTGAAAAAATCTCTTTAAATGAAGATAATGCTACTGTTAAAGAAACTTTACAAGAAGAAATTAATAGCTCAATTGGAACTGCTTTTGAAGTTTTAAGAAGTAGAATTGATAAATTCGGAGTTACACAACCAAACATTCAAAGAATCGGAACTTCAGGAAGAATTCAAATTGAATTGCCAGGTGCAAAAGATATTGAACGTGTTACAAAATTAATTACAAGTAAAGCTGAATTACAGTTTTGGGAAGTGCATTCGAATGTAGAAGTTCAAAACTTTTTCTTTGAAGCAAATGCAGTAGTTGCAGAAATGTTAAAAGACGATACTGCTGTTGAAAAAGATACTCTAA encodes:
- the mdh gene encoding malate dehydrogenase; the protein is MKVSVVGAGAVGASCAEYIAIKNFASEVVLLDIKEGYAEGKAMDLMQTASLNGFDTKITGSTNDYSKTANSDVCVITSGIPRKPGMTREELIDINAGIVKTVASNLLTYSPNTILIVVSNPMDTMTYLVHKTTNLPKNKIIGMGGALDSARFKYRLAEALDAPISDVDGMVIGGHSDTGMVPLTRLATRNSVPVSEFISPERLEQVKEDTKVGGATLTKLLGTSAWYAPGAAVSAMVQAIACDQKKVFPCSTFLSGEYGMNNICLGVPVVIGKNGIESIVEITLNNAEKETMVASAEGVSAVNDLLNF
- a CDS encoding formate--tetrahydrofolate ligase, producing MRYLTDIEIAQAKNPLHIKNIAEKLGIDEDDLEMYGKHKAKLPLFLIDDEKVAQNNLVLVTALTPTPAGEGKTTVSIGLTEGLNKIGKQAVVVLREPSLGPVFGMKGGAAGGGYSQVIPMEEINLHFTGDFNAVEKANNLLAALIDNNIQNKTNNLNIDPRTVLWKRVMDMNDRSLREIIIGLGGTANGVPRQDGFNITPASEVMAILCMSTDLDNLKERLGNIFIGFTFDNKPVFAKDLKAENAMAILLKEAIKPNLVQTLEGNPAILHGGPFANIAQGTNTIIATKMGLSLANYAVTEAGFGADLGAEKFLNIKSTFAKLNPKCVVLVATIRALRHHGGAKSEEYNTPNLERVSEGFKNLEKHIENVRKFHVEPVVAINSFISDSDEEVAFVIEKCAKLGVKAVVSEGWAKGGEGTKKLAAAVVDVVENKATQYKPLYDWKSPIKQKIETIAKEMYGAKTVEYSKQAQIDLRRIDRLGFNDFAVCMAKTQKSFSDNEFLIGRPEGFTVTVREIEIAAGAQFVIPILGKMMRMPGLPVIPASENMTIDKNGVISGLS